DNA sequence from the Methylomonas albis genome:
CGCACTTCTATGAGCATTGTGTGTCCGCCGGAAATCAGCAGGGCGACGAATGGGAAGGTTGGTGGATTATCTTCCAGCATCGGTGCTAATAAATGGCCTTCCATATGGTGCACTGCGATAGCCGGTATTTGCCAGGTCCAGGCCAGGCTTTGGGCTGTGGCGGCTCCGACAAGTAGTGATCCCATCAAGCCGGGGCCGGCGGTATAAGCAATGCCTTCGATGTCGCCGGTTTTTAATTCGGCTTGTTTCAATACTGTCTTGATCAGCGGCACCAGTTTGCGGATATGATCCCGCGAAGCTAGTTCAGGAACGACGCCACCGTACTCGGCATGTGTAGCGACTTGGCTGTATAAGGTGTGCGCAATCAAACCCTTGCTGGCATGGTAAACGGCGACAGCCGTTTCGTCGCAAGAGCTTTCTATGCCTAAAACATACATTAGTTTTTGAATAAAAGAATTTTATGGGTATAATCGGCCGTTTTCGGCGGGCTTACTATCGCCGATAGCGTCATAAGATACTAACATAAATCGGATTATTGATAATGCCATCAGTTAAAGTTAAAGAGAACGAACATTTTGACATCGCGATTCGTCGCTTTAAACGTGCGTGCGAAAAAGCCGGTGTATTGGCTGAAGTGCGTCGCCGCGAATTTTATGAAAAGCCAACGACCGAACGTAAGCGCAAAGGCGCGGCGGCGGTTAAGCGACATTTGAAAAAATTGGCGCGCGAACGTTATGCGCTGAAAAACCTGCGTCGCGGCCGCCCACAAATTTAAGGTATACAATGGATGCGTTAAGCGAACGTATCAGGGAAGATATGAAAGCCGCGATGAAAAGCGGCCAGAAAGTTAGGCTAGGCGTGATCCGTCTGATTTTGGCCGCTATCAAGCAGGTTGAAGTCGATGAGCGTATAGAGCTCAGCGATGAGCGAGTCATCGTTGTGCTCGACAAAATGTTGAAGCAGCGGCGTGAGTCCATCAAGCAATTCCGCGACGCCAATCGCAACGATCTGGCGGAAATCGAGGAGGCTGAAGTGTTGGTTATTCAAGATTTTCTACCTCAACCACTTAGCGATGCTGAAATCGATGGCATGGTTGCCGATGCTATAGCTGAAGTGGGCGCTACATCGGTAAAAGACATGGGTGGCGTGATGGCTTTGCTCAAGCCGCAAATGCAAGGTAGAGCTGACATGGCGAATGTCAGTGCGAGAATCAAGGCCTGTTTTATCGCTTAATATCTTGTCGGTAACATGTCCGGCAGGATACCTCGTCAGTTTATAGATGATCTTTTGGTGCGGGTCGATATTGTCGATCTAATCGATTCGCGCGTCCCTCTCAAGAAAAAGGGTAGTGAATTTGCCGCCTGCTGTCCTTTTCATAACGAAAAAACCCCCAGTTTTAACGTAAATCGCCAAAAGCAGGTTTATCTGTGTCGTGGTTGTGGAGAGAGTGGGAACGCTATTAGTTTCTTGATGGCTTTCAATAATCTTAGCTTTGTTGAAGCGGTTGAAGATTTGGCTGCTTTTGCTGGCGTGGATGTGCCAAGGGAGTCAGCTGATAGCGATGTAGATTTGCCGGATAAAAAAACTGTCTCACATGTTTACGATGTCCTGGCGGGTGTTGCAAGTTATTACACCGAGCAATTGCGTGGAAATTCGGAAGGTCGGCAGGCTGTAGAGTATTTGAAAGCCAGGGGGGTTAGCGGCGAGGTGGCGCGAGATTTTTCTCTGGGCTATGCGCCGAATAAGTGGGATGCCCTGGTGGCGCGTTTCGATCAGGCGGATTTGATCGAGGCTGGTATGTTGGTGGTCAGAGATGATGGCAAGGTTTACGACCGCTTTCGTGGGCGGTTGATGTTTCCGATCCGGGATAAACGGAAGCGGGTGGTGGGTTTCGGTGGGCGGGTTTTGGACGATTCTTTGCCCAAATACCTTAATTCGCCGGAGACTGCGGTTTTTTCTAAAAGCAAGGAGCTTTATGGGCTTTGTGAGCTTTTGGAGGGGAATAATAAGCCTGAGCGGATATTGGTGGTAGAGGGCTACATGGATGTAATCGCGTTGGCTCAGTTTGGTATTTCCAATGCTGTGGCTACGTTGGGTACCGCTACTTCGAAAGCTCAAATCGATTTATTGTTTCGGTTTACCTCCGAATTGGTGTTTTGTTTCGACGGTGATAACGCTGGCAGGCAGGCGGCCTGGAAGGCTACCGATGCTGCTTTGCCTTGTTTGCGTGATGGCAGGCAAATCAAAATAATGTTGCTACCCCAGGGGCAAGATCCCGATTCCCTGTTGCGTGCTGAAAATTCATCCGCTTTTATGGAACGAATTCGTAATGCGCAGGTCTTGTCGGATTACTTTTTCGAGAATATTGCCGGCCAATTGGAGTTAGCAACCGTCGAGGGGCGCTCTCAATTGCTAGCTGCGGCGACGCCGTCGCTGGAGAAGGTGCCAGCCGGCTTTTTTCGGGAGATGATGTTTGCCCGGTTGCAAGAGTTAGCTGCTACCCGGCTTGCGGTGGATGTTGGTGAAAAACAGGCTAGACTTAAGTCGAAATTTAATGCTGGTAAATCCATACCATCGC
Encoded proteins:
- the rpsU gene encoding 30S ribosomal protein S21 gives rise to the protein MPSVKVKENEHFDIAIRRFKRACEKAGVLAEVRRREFYEKPTTERKRKGAAAVKRHLKKLARERYALKNLRRGRPQI
- a CDS encoding GatB/YqeY domain-containing protein — translated: MDALSERIREDMKAAMKSGQKVRLGVIRLILAAIKQVEVDERIELSDERVIVVLDKMLKQRRESIKQFRDANRNDLAEIEEAEVLVIQDFLPQPLSDAEIDGMVADAIAEVGATSVKDMGGVMALLKPQMQGRADMANVSARIKACFIA
- the dnaG gene encoding DNA primase translates to MSGRIPRQFIDDLLVRVDIVDLIDSRVPLKKKGSEFAACCPFHNEKTPSFNVNRQKQVYLCRGCGESGNAISFLMAFNNLSFVEAVEDLAAFAGVDVPRESADSDVDLPDKKTVSHVYDVLAGVASYYTEQLRGNSEGRQAVEYLKARGVSGEVARDFSLGYAPNKWDALVARFDQADLIEAGMLVVRDDGKVYDRFRGRLMFPIRDKRKRVVGFGGRVLDDSLPKYLNSPETAVFSKSKELYGLCELLEGNNKPERILVVEGYMDVIALAQFGISNAVATLGTATSKAQIDLLFRFTSELVFCFDGDNAGRQAAWKATDAALPCLRDGRQIKIMLLPQGQDPDSLLRAENSSAFMERIRNAQVLSDYFFENIAGQLELATVEGRSQLLAAATPSLEKVPAGFFREMMFARLQELAATRLAVDVGEKQARLKSKFNAGKSIPSPRVSLARKVIGLLLQHPHFASLVEREGVMLDELNFAGVELLMDVLQRVALEKPGNSAILLESFRGTPQEKAVKVLASLELDVPIGGEEAEFCGALRQLCKQAKEATLTRLIEKESREGLMFEEKEVLRKLLREKT